From a single Shewanella denitrificans OS217 genomic region:
- a CDS encoding efflux RND transporter periplasmic adaptor subunit: MPSITKRLISLLLPCALLIACSPEPQVSTKPVLTVTHQVLAAPVTAQYRDFIGQVVPAELTPLSFRIAGEISQVLIKPGEPVTKGQVLIKLDSRKAEQKQADTQAKMVLAQKQLSRARSLVSQQLISQAELDELIANVKLAEINQKLAEAQVKYSVIRAPFSGLVSEVNKENYETVAPSEPVVKLYQSDKIYVKIQLPDVILARFNPEKKETNYKPTLQFANGGTEHQVSLLEYTMQLTAQTQAYEAWFVMPQTTPVTLPGTTATVHIDLIKAGISGELGYQVPVNALDPGMQANQFYVWKLLDGKISKQAVDVVQMSSLGALVINGLNEGDRIVTSHLNQLREGMQVNSTTQEQAL; the protein is encoded by the coding sequence ATGCCATCGATTACCAAACGCCTCATAAGCCTATTGCTGCCATGTGCCTTGCTTATCGCCTGTAGCCCAGAGCCACAAGTCAGCACTAAACCAGTACTGACGGTCACTCACCAAGTATTAGCGGCTCCCGTTACCGCTCAATATCGTGATTTTATCGGTCAAGTTGTCCCCGCCGAATTGACTCCGCTGTCGTTTAGAATTGCCGGCGAAATCAGCCAAGTATTAATAAAGCCTGGTGAACCTGTCACTAAAGGCCAAGTACTGATTAAACTTGATTCCAGAAAAGCTGAGCAGAAACAAGCCGATACTCAAGCAAAAATGGTTCTCGCCCAAAAGCAATTAAGTCGCGCTAGGAGCCTAGTCAGTCAGCAGCTGATTTCTCAGGCCGAGCTCGATGAACTTATCGCCAACGTAAAACTCGCTGAAATCAACCAAAAGCTGGCTGAAGCTCAAGTCAAATACAGCGTGATCCGTGCCCCTTTCTCTGGGCTAGTGTCTGAAGTCAACAAAGAGAATTATGAAACCGTCGCCCCCAGTGAACCTGTGGTTAAGCTGTATCAAAGCGATAAGATTTACGTAAAAATTCAATTGCCTGACGTTATTCTGGCTAGATTTAACCCTGAGAAAAAAGAAACTAATTACAAACCCACCCTGCAATTTGCTAATGGTGGCACTGAGCATCAAGTGTCATTGCTGGAATACACTATGCAGCTCACTGCGCAAACACAGGCCTATGAAGCTTGGTTTGTCATGCCGCAAACGACGCCCGTCACCCTGCCGGGTACCACAGCCACAGTGCACATAGATTTAATCAAGGCAGGCATTAGTGGCGAGCTGGGTTATCAAGTGCCTGTGAATGCACTGGATCCTGGCATGCAAGCTAATCAATTTTATGTTTGGAAACTACTCGATGGCAAAATTAGTAAGCAAGCCGTCGATGTTGTACAGATGTCTAGCTTAGGCGCCTTAGTGATTAATGGCTTAAATGAAGGCGATCGCATCGTGACCTCACACTTAAATCAATTGCGTGAAGGCATGCAAGTTAATTCAACCACACAGGAGCAAGCACTGTGA
- a CDS encoding efflux RND transporter periplasmic adaptor subunit, which yields MPVTKIRSGFRLISLISLIALLGGCEKAQSDTLVDASTPVKLMEIPQLKHSKTHQFVAQVSASKQAQLAFQVPGEIALLDVRMGQKIEQGQLLAKLDQQDYLLALAAMQANFELQQARLKRARQLFEKHLVSEDSLDQTQTAYTEAKLNLQQAQTDLSYTELHAPFPGGISITHAKTYQFVDAKQAVVSMLNNQNFDIDFNLPVHLTSELDIDSLKQSSLKVRLSRFDNVLLPASFKEISTKPDVDTNSYKVTLTISRPANLNILSGMSGTVHIVQTLAKQQDLFLPLGAIYSQEKALAQVWRMNETNQLLEPVTVVLDADNRVVSGLTPGDNIVIAGAKNLNAGQKVRPWVKEGGI from the coding sequence ATGCCTGTAACTAAGATACGTTCAGGGTTTAGGCTAATATCCCTGATATCCTTGATAGCCCTTTTAGGGGGCTGTGAGAAGGCACAATCAGATACCCTAGTCGATGCCAGCACCCCAGTTAAGTTAATGGAAATTCCTCAACTCAAGCACAGCAAAACCCACCAGTTTGTGGCGCAAGTCAGTGCCAGTAAGCAAGCTCAACTGGCGTTTCAAGTGCCAGGGGAAATCGCTTTGCTAGATGTGCGTATGGGTCAAAAAATAGAGCAAGGCCAACTACTTGCTAAGCTAGATCAACAAGATTACTTACTGGCTTTAGCGGCGATGCAAGCCAATTTTGAGCTACAACAAGCCAGACTTAAGCGCGCAAGACAGCTATTTGAGAAGCACTTAGTCAGCGAAGATAGTCTAGATCAAACTCAAACTGCCTATACCGAGGCTAAGCTCAATTTGCAGCAGGCACAAACGGATTTATCTTACACTGAATTGCATGCGCCTTTCCCTGGGGGGATATCCATCACCCATGCCAAAACCTACCAATTTGTGGATGCTAAACAAGCCGTTGTTAGCATGCTAAATAACCAAAATTTTGATATCGATTTTAACTTGCCTGTGCACCTTACCTCAGAGCTGGATATTGATAGTTTGAAACAAAGTAGTCTCAAAGTGCGTTTGAGTCGTTTCGATAACGTGTTGCTACCCGCAAGCTTCAAAGAAATCTCCACTAAACCCGATGTGGATACCAACTCCTACAAAGTTACCCTGACCATTAGTCGTCCAGCCAATTTGAATATTTTGTCTGGCATGTCGGGCACAGTGCATATAGTACAAACGCTCGCCAAGCAACAAGACTTGTTCCTCCCTCTTGGTGCTATCTATAGCCAAGAGAAGGCGCTTGCCCAAGTCTGGCGTATGAATGAGACCAACCAACTGCTCGAACCTGTCACTGTGGTGTTAGATGCTGATAATAGAGTCGTCAGTGGCCTAACGCCTGGGGATAACATAGTGATTGCAGGCGCTAAAAACCTTAACGCCGGCCAGAAAGTACGCCCATGGGTTAAAGAGGGAGGAATTTAA
- a CDS encoding TetR/AcrR family transcriptional regulator codes for MPDKDKRIGRQSAENTKQTRKDIIDAATQLFCQQGYAKVSLRAISEQAGVSHGLIRHHFGTKFQVWQQVCDRIEAYFHQFVSSLTQEFSPELASNERLFYVIINLQAVLMLDPRPIQLMADSMGQDAQMHDYIFDDDDELATLIASMLKQCHQEGLATELAVKELEWLTCASANSFVSLAPLAKNTYPGLSFEQVQVKHWRLFARSICALLELDIGIIPKIENLASFVAKSQFITDFSNNFDCETL; via the coding sequence ATGCCTGATAAAGATAAGAGAATTGGTCGACAATCTGCTGAAAATACGAAACAAACCCGTAAAGATATCATAGATGCGGCGACGCAATTATTTTGTCAGCAGGGTTATGCTAAGGTGAGCCTAAGAGCCATTAGTGAGCAAGCCGGTGTGTCCCATGGGCTTATTCGACATCACTTCGGCACCAAGTTTCAAGTGTGGCAGCAGGTTTGCGATCGCATCGAAGCGTATTTTCATCAATTCGTATCGTCTCTCACTCAAGAATTTTCTCCAGAGCTTGCCAGTAATGAACGACTGTTTTATGTGATTATTAATCTGCAAGCCGTGTTGATGTTAGATCCGCGTCCCATTCAGCTAATGGCCGATTCAATGGGGCAAGATGCGCAAATGCATGATTATATTTTTGATGACGATGATGAGCTGGCGACATTAATCGCATCCATGCTTAAGCAGTGTCATCAAGAAGGACTGGCAACAGAGTTGGCAGTGAAAGAGCTTGAATGGTTAACCTGTGCCAGTGCTAACAGTTTTGTGAGCCTAGCGCCTTTAGCTAAAAATACCTACCCAGGGTTATCGTTTGAGCAAGTGCAGGTGAAGCATTGGCGGTTATTTGCGCGCTCAATATGTGCGTTATTAGAGTTAGATATTGGCATTATTCCTAAAATAGAGAACTTGGCGAGTTTTGTGGCTAAGAGTCAATTTATCACGGACTTTAGTAACAACTTTGATTGTGAAACCCTGTAG